The Polyangium aurulentum genomic interval TTATCGTGATCTTGCCAGGCTCGAGCGTGATCGAGCTGCCCTGGCATTCGAGCGTGATCTTTTCCGGCGCGCTCACGCGGACCGTCTTCGATGCAGTCACTTCGTACCCACCGGTGACGTCCGTGAGGCAGGCCGGAATCCCACCCTCGCCCAGCACCGTGACGACCTGGCTTCCAGTCACCGTGACCTTACGATCGCCCCCGACCGTCGTCGTCTGGTTCGCCCCGACCGTGATCGTCTGATTGACGCCGATCGTGGCCGACTCGTTGTTGCCCACGACGCGTGAACGGTCATTCCCCACCGTGAGCGTATCGTCATGACCCACGCTCTTCGTCCGGTCATTCCCGATATTGACGCTCTCGTCGTGCTTCACGAGCTTGTTCAAATCCTTCTCGGCCTGCATGCGCAGGAGTTCCTTCCCCTGCGCATCTTCGAACATCAGCTCGTTGTACCCACCCCCTCCGCCCGTGGAGTTGCTCTTCCACCCGCTCTGCGTCTTGTTGTCCGGCAGCTTGTACGGCGTCTTCTGCACGCCCGTATAAACCCGACCGACGATGACGGGGCGGTCGGGATCTCCTCCCAGGAAGTCCACGAGGACCTCTTGACCGATGCGCGGCAGGCTCGTGCCTCCATACCCCGTCCCACCCCAGGGCTGACTCACGTGGATCCAGCAAGAGCTGTTGTCATCCATCTTGCTCTCGCGATCCCAGTGGAAATGCACCCGCACTCGCCCGAACTCATCCGTATGGATCTCCTCCCCAGGCGGACCCACCACCGTCGCGCTCTCCACCCCGTTCACCTTCGGCCTCGGCGTCGAGAGCTCCGGCCGGAACGGCACCTCAGTTCCGCGCACCTCGCAATGCAACGACCACTCCCCTCGCTCCGTCCCGCTCAGCGACGACTCCACCACGAGGAAGCTCTTTTCTTCACCCAGCGCCGCATGCGGATGCCCGCTCATCCCCATCACCACGCCCGGCGCGAGGTCGTACGCATTCGTATCGAACGTTGCAACCCGTGCGCTGCCGCGCTTCGCATCCAGCCGCTTCTGCGCAAGCACCGCACCTTCCTTCTCGTCCGTGCGCGTCTTGCCCTTGTCATCTGCGGTCGGCGTCGCATCCCCTGAATCCGTGCCGAACAAGAACGCCCCCGGTACGTACTGATACCGCTCGAGCTTCTCCTCGACCGGGAGCCCTTTCGACGCGCTCGACATCAGCTTGTAGTTCGGCGGCTTTCGGTAATCATGATCCCGCATCGTGTACTTGCCTGGACGCACCCGCTGGCCCAGCCGTACCGCGGTCACGAAATCGAACTCCGCGCTCTTCACCGTGCTCGTGTCCTCCACGAACGTAAGCGCCTGCCCCCGCTTCGGGCTCGCTTGCGGCGCGTCTGAGAGCACGAGTTTCGTCTCTTCCCCGTCCTGCTCGAAGTAGAACGTGATACCCGCGTCCTCGAGCACCCGGCACATGAACGTGAAATCGCTTTCCCCGTATTGCACCCGGTACTTGCGTTTCTTGTAGGCGCCCTTGTCGATCTTCACGACGGGCTCGATGTCCCACTCGGACAGGAGCTTCCGCACGATTTCCGGCTCGGAGATCTGCTGGAACATGCGGTAGTTCTTGCGCTGCGTGAGCAGCCACAAGGTCGGCACGATCGAGAGCTGGTACGTTGAAAGCCCGCTCGGCTCGACGCGCACCTGCTCGAAATGGTTGCACACGCCCGACCAGAACCGGTCGTGTATACCCGAGGCGATCGAGAACTTGGCAGTTTGTCCGACCACATCGTCAAACTCGATGCTCGGATTCTCCGAGACCACGACCAGATTGACCTGGAACAACGACGAGAGCCGCTCACGAATCGAGAACTGCCGCACGTCGAGCGTGTCGCCCGATCCGACCTCGACCGCGAGATTCTTCCCCAGCACGCGCCCTGTGACCGCGCCCAGGATACTACCGACGGCTCCCCCGATCTTCCCCTTCGCCTTCGCGATCGCCCCCTGCATTGCCTTTTCGGGGTTGAACGACGTGACCGCAATTTCCTCGAAGACCGGCAGTTCCCCCGCAACGAGCGCCTCGGTCTTCCCCCCGATGCGCGCCGGCGCGCGGCCTCCCGCGACGGCGCCCGCGACCCCACCGGCCGCTCCCCCGAGCGTGCCCCCAGCGATGCCCATCACTTGCGCGCCAACATCGAGCGTCCCGCCCTGCGTAACGC includes:
- a CDS encoding type VI secretion system Vgr family protein, whose amino-acid sequence is MSFKPADDGPADASAKITAKGLDEAPAKVAGDKIGKALEVGQKGAEAGAALKSVTQGGTLDVGAQVMGIAGGTLGGAAGGVAGAVAGGRAPARIGGKTEALVAGELPVFEEIAVTSFNPEKAMQGAIAKAKGKIGGAVGSILGAVTGRVLGKNLAVEVGSGDTLDVRQFSIRERLSSLFQVNLVVVSENPSIEFDDVVGQTAKFSIASGIHDRFWSGVCNHFEQVRVEPSGLSTYQLSIVPTLWLLTQRKNYRMFQQISEPEIVRKLLSEWDIEPVVKIDKGAYKKRKYRVQYGESDFTFMCRVLEDAGITFYFEQDGEETKLVLSDAPQASPKRGQALTFVEDTSTVKSAEFDFVTAVRLGQRVRPGKYTMRDHDYRKPPNYKLMSSASKGLPVEEKLERYQYVPGAFLFGTDSGDATPTADDKGKTRTDEKEGAVLAQKRLDAKRGSARVATFDTNAYDLAPGVVMGMSGHPHAALGEEKSFLVVESSLSGTERGEWSLHCEVRGTEVPFRPELSTPRPKVNGVESATVVGPPGEEIHTDEFGRVRVHFHWDRESKMDDNSSCWIHVSQPWGGTGYGGTSLPRIGQEVLVDFLGGDPDRPVIVGRVYTGVQKTPYKLPDNKTQSGWKSNSTGGGGGYNELMFEDAQGKELLRMQAEKDLNKLVKHDESVNIGNDRTKSVGHDDTLTVGNDRSRVVGNNESATIGVNQTITVGANQTTTVGGDRKVTVTGSQVVTVLGEGGIPACLTDVTGGYEVTASKTVRVSAPEKITLECQGSSITLEPGKITIKAGGNAEIVLDANALMKSNAGTEVFLDANAKMHSSGNSEVFLDANAKMHSSGNSEVFLDANALLKANDGGQTLCDANISCSGATATISSTSGGGAEFTADATMSGANVSISGAAKVGIAAPAVSSAAAGTNEITGSVVKIN